In the Alistipes provencensis genome, GCGTCGGCCGGAAGGATGGCGTAATCCCAGAGCCCGTTGAGGTTCCGCCACTCGGGACGCACCAGCGTGGGGCGCGGGTATTCGGGTAGCGGGCAGGCGGGGTTGACTTCGTCGGCCCATGCGGTTTTGAGCTTATCGCCTGCGGGGCGCCACGCCTGCGCCGGGGCGTTCAGAATGCTCCCGGCAGCGAGCAGAAAGGTAAGGATGGTTCGGTTCATAGTAGTTTCATGTGCGGCCGGGGTTGGCGGGCCGTATCACAAATTTGGCGATTAAAGGTGAATCGGAATAGAACAAAAAATGCAATTCAGGGAACAACGCCCCGTTAATCGGCATTATGCTCCTTCATGTACTCTGCGGGGAGGATGCCATAAAACTTTTTGAAACATTTGGCGAAGTAGGAGGGGGTGTTGAATCCCACCGAATAGCACACTTCGTTGATACGACAGTGGTTTTCGGTCAGCATCTGCGCGGCCACGATGAGCCGCTTGGTGCGGATATAGTCGTTGGGCGTGGTGTCGAGCAGGCCTTTGATCTTGCGGTTGAGCGTCGACTTGCTCAGGAAAAAAGCCTCGGCCAATTGTTCGTTCGAGAAGCTGGGGTCGCTGATGTTGGCCAGAATGATCGCGTCAAGCCGCGAGAGAAACTCCTCGTCGCTGTGCGGCAGGTTGTAGAGATGTGCCGCGAGGGGCATGACCTTACTCCTGAAGGCGTTCTTCATGGCGCTCCGCTTGTCGAGGATGTTCCGGATGCAGGCCTGCAGATACTCCATGTTGAAAGGCTTTTCGATATAGAGGCTCGCGCCGCACTCCATGCCCACGACCTTCGACCGCGTCGAGGAGAGCGCCGAGAGGAGGATCACCGGGATATGCGAGGTTTCGAAATCCGCGCAGACCCGCTTGCAGAGTTCCAGCCCGCTCATGCCGTTCAGGGCGATGTCCGAGAGAATGAGGTCCGCCTCCTGCTGCCGGAGCAGTTCCAGCGCCCGCTCGGCGGTCGCGGCGGTGAATATCCGGTATTCGCCCTGTAACTTGCGTTTCAGGTAGGCCGAGAGGTCGGTGTTGTCCTCCACGATGAGCAGTGTCGGAAGTTCCGGCTTCTCCTGCTCGCCTTCGGATGCCGTCGTCGGCTCCTCTCCGTCGGCGGGCTCCGTTGCGGCGCGGCGCAGGGGCAGCGTGAGGATGAAATCGGTGCAGGTCGTGTTGTCGTCGAGCACGAGTTGTCCGCCGTGCAGTTCGGCGAGGGTGCGGGCCAGCGAGAGTCCGATGCCGACGCCCTTGGCATCGTTGCCGTACTGCACGAAAGGTTCGAATATCCGGCTGCGGTGCTCTCCGGGGATGATCGGGCCGTCGTTGCGGATCGAGACCACGGCATTGTCGCCGACTCTTTTGGCCTCGACCTCGATGTACGACTCGGCGTATTTCAGGGCGTTGTGCAGCAGGTTGTTGAGTATCTTGTTCAGTCCCGGTTCGTCGGCGAGGATGAAGAGCTGTTCATCCTCGTGGCTGAATGTCAGCCGGAGGTTGCTGTCCTTGGCCGTCTCCGCGAAGTTGAAGCAGAGGAAGCCGATCTTCTCGATCAGGTCGAGATTGCCGCAGTTGAGCATGTAGCCGTGGCACTCGATCTTCACGAAATCGAGCAGTTCCTTCACCAGTTGCGAGAGGTATTCGGTGTTGTTGTTGATGACCATCAGGTCTTCGCGGACCTCTCCGCCGCACTCCCCGGAAGCGAGGATGTTTTGCAGCGGCGTGCGGATGAGCGTGAGCGGGGTTTTGATTTCATGGACGATGTTCGAGAAGAACGACATTTTCTCGTTGAACAGCTCGATCTCGCGGGTCCGCTTGTATTCGTCCTGCCGCCGCCGCTCGCGTTTCATGGCCCTGCGGTAGAAGTAGTGCGACACGAGGATGCTCGCAACGATCAGCAGCAGGACGTAGAGCAGGATCGCCGGCGTCGATTTGTAGAAACGCTGGGCCACCGTGATCTCCACGGCGGGATGTCGGTCGTTCCAGATGCCGTTGCTGTTGACGCCCTTGACCTGCAGGCGGTAACTGCCTGCGGGGATGTTCGAATAGAAGATCCGGTTGCTTTCCGGGACCTTCCGCCAGCGGGTGTCGTAACCTTCGAGCCGGCAGAGGATGGTGTTGCTCGCCGGCGAGGCGAACCCGAGCAGTGCGAATCCGAACCCGAAGGAGTTCTGACGCGCGTTGAGGGCGATGTGCTGCGTCCGGTCGATGTTGCACGTCAGGGGCGACCCCTCTTCGCCCGCCTTCACGATCCGTTCGCCGATGCGCAGGTCCGTGATGACGATCTCCGGGACGCGCGTGTCGGTGTGGAACGTGCGGGGATTGAAGCGGATGAATCCGTCGGACGATCCGAAATAGAGCGTGCCGTCCGAAGTCTTGAATCCGGCGTTGTAATTGAATTCGTTGTTGAGCAGTCCGTCGGTGGTGGTGTAGGCCTTGGTCTCCAGCGTGGCGGGCGTGAAGCAGATCAGTCCTTTGTTGGTGGAGATCCAAAGATTGCCGCTGTCGTCCTCGATGATCCGGTAGTTGATGTCGCTCGGAAGATTCCCCCCCCCGAGCAGGGCTTGGTCGTAAACGACGAAATCGTCGTTTTGTTCGTCGTAGAGACAGAATCCCGCGCTGAAGGTCGTCGCCCAGATACGTCCGATGCTGTCCCGGAATACCGAGAGCACCTTGTTGCTCGGCAGCGAACGCGGATTGCCTGCCGCGTAAGTGTAGCTGCGCACGATCGTCCCCGCCGCAGGGTCGTAGCGGATGAGCCCGTTGGCATAGGTGGCCACCCACAGGTCGCCGGAGATATCTTCGGTGATGTCGGTGACGAACATGCCCTCGAAAACGGGAATGGACGAGAAAGTGTCGCCTGCCCGGTCGTAGCGCAGCATGCCGAGCGTCGTGCCCACGAGCAGGTCGCCCTCCGTGGTCTTGTAAATGCTGTATATCTTGTTGTCGTGCAGGCTCGACGACTCGTCCCGGCGGCTGTAAACCTTCACCGCCCCGGTCTTCAGGTCCAGTCGGTAGAGTCCTTGGAATGAGCCCAGCCACAACTTTCCGTCGTCGCAGTCGATGCCGAAAAGGGTTTCGGGAAGCTGTTTGTTCCGGTATTTCCGTAGTTCTTTGGTCTTGAGCGAGTAGGTCATCAGCCCCGATTTCTCGGTGGTGATCCAGAGCCGTCCCTCGCCGTCGTCGGCGAATCCACGCACGAGACAGTTGGCGAGCGGTTCGCCCCCGACGATGTAATATTTGTCGAAATTCTGGTGAAAAGCCCCCGAGTAGTTCACCCCGCCGGCGTTGGTGCCGATCCAGATGCCGTCGGAATCGTCGACCAGCACCGAAAGCGTGTGGCTGTCCGAGAGTGAGAACTTGTCCTGCCGGTCGGCCGTCAGGTGGAGGGTCTCGCCGCTGCCGGGGCGGTAGACGTAGGTGCCCTTGGTAGTGGCCGCCCACAGCTCGCCGTCGCGTCCCGAAAAGAGCGATTCGGGGACATAGCGGTTCTCGGCGTTGGGGATCAGCGTCCGGATTTTGTTGCTCCGGGGCGCGATTTCGCAGACGCCCTTGTCGACGCTGGCCACATAGAGCGTGTTGTAGGGGCTTTCGATGATCTCGATGATGTTGTCGTTGCGGAAGAGCTGCCCGCGGTCGCCGAACTCCACGGGAGTCGCCTCGGTCAGCGTCTTGTCGGCGTGGTAGAGGTTCGAGAAGTAGAGCGAGAGCCAGCACTCGTTGTTCACGTCGAAGCAGAATGAGGTGATATTCGCCGGAAGCGTCTGCCTCCCCGCTTCCACGAAGTAGTTTTTCAATGTGCCGCTTTCGGGGTCGCAGGAGAAGAGCCCTTGGTTGTTGACAGCCATCCAGATCATGCCCTGCCGGTCTTTTTTGATGGTGGTCACCTTGTTGTGGATTACCGTGCCCCGGTCGCTGGGCGTGTCGAGCGCCCTGAAACGGTCGGTCGCGGCGTCGTAGAGCACCACGCCGCTGTCGGTGCCGATCCAGATATTGCCCCGGTCGTCTTCGCAGAGCGAGACGATGAACCCGGAATTTCCGCCGAGTTCGTTCTTGTGGAAGGTCCGGAACCGCATGCCGTCGTAGCGGTTGAGCCCGTCCGAGGTCCCCAGCCAGATGAATCCCCGCGAATCCTGAATGATGGCGTGTACGCAGTTGTAGGAGAGTCCGCTGTCGGTGGTTTTCAGGTGGGTGAAATAGCGCGAACCGGGGTTGACCGCCCCTGCCTGCGGAACAGCCGCGAAAAGGGCCAGCAGGCATAGGAATATGCCTGCCGCCCTTGTCGCTGTCTGTCTGTTCGGTCTCACGTCGTCTATTTCAGGGTTATGCGCAGCCACTCTCCGGGGTAGTCGCTGTTCTCGCCCTCGGCCTCCTCGACGAGTGCGAATACGGGACCCTCCTTCACCTCCTCCTTGTAGTGGTGGCGGAGGTGTGCGCGGAACTCCTCGCCCGGCGCGGGCTTGCCGCCCAGCAGTTCCCAGCCGATGCACAGCCGGGCCCCGAACCCGAGGTCGGTGTCGCCGGCGTCGTTGACCGTGCCCCGGAGGTCGACCCCGGTCCGGCCTTTGCCGACGAGCCGCCACGAGTAGTTCTCCTCGCGGTAGACCAGCCAGCGCCCCTCGGCGTTGATGAGGATTTTATAGGTGTCCCAGCCTCCGTCGGCCGCCCGACGCGCCAGCAGCAGGGCCGAGGCGTCGGAGTTCTCGGGGGTGAAGGCCACGAGATTATCGTCGAAGAGGTAAGTCGCCACAATGAAGCAGTCGTCGGTGTACCCGAAATCGGTGAAGACGGACGATGCGGTCTCTTTGCCGAGGAACCAGTACGCGTTGTTTTCCCGGTCGAACTCTCCGACGGGGACCATCCTGACGTCGCCTTTGGCGACGGTCTTGGAGCGGTTCAGCCGTCCGACCATCAGCCGCACGCCGCCGCGCGAACGCTCCCCGTCCTGATGGCGGAAAGTCCCGGTCCCGAGCACGCGGTCGTTGCCGATGTAGTCGATCGACCCCCAGTGGCCGACGAACGGCGAGGTGGCGAAGCGGAAGTTGTCGGCCCGTTTGTCGCCGATGAAGACCCACATGCCCTGAACGTTCTTGTAGACGCCGTTCGTGAGCACGACCATTTCACCCGTCGGCAACTTGGTCGAA is a window encoding:
- a CDS encoding hybrid sensor histidine kinase/response regulator transcription factor, encoding MRPNRQTATRAAGIFLCLLALFAAVPQAGAVNPGSRYFTHLKTTDSGLSYNCVHAIIQDSRGFIWLGTSDGLNRYDGMRFRTFHKNELGGNSGFIVSLCEDDRGNIWIGTDSGVVLYDAATDRFRALDTPSDRGTVIHNKVTTIKKDRQGMIWMAVNNQGLFSCDPESGTLKNYFVEAGRQTLPANITSFCFDVNNECWLSLYFSNLYHADKTLTEATPVEFGDRGQLFRNDNIIEIIESPYNTLYVASVDKGVCEIAPRSNKIRTLIPNAENRYVPESLFSGRDGELWAATTKGTYVYRPGSGETLHLTADRQDKFSLSDSHTLSVLVDDSDGIWIGTNAGGVNYSGAFHQNFDKYYIVGGEPLANCLVRGFADDGEGRLWITTEKSGLMTYSLKTKELRKYRNKQLPETLFGIDCDDGKLWLGSFQGLYRLDLKTGAVKVYSRRDESSSLHDNKIYSIYKTTEGDLLVGTTLGMLRYDRAGDTFSSIPVFEGMFVTDITEDISGDLWVATYANGLIRYDPAAGTIVRSYTYAAGNPRSLPSNKVLSVFRDSIGRIWATTFSAGFCLYDEQNDDFVVYDQALLGGGNLPSDINYRIIEDDSGNLWISTNKGLICFTPATLETKAYTTTDGLLNNEFNYNAGFKTSDGTLYFGSSDGFIRFNPRTFHTDTRVPEIVITDLRIGERIVKAGEEGSPLTCNIDRTQHIALNARQNSFGFGFALLGFASPASNTILCRLEGYDTRWRKVPESNRIFYSNIPAGSYRLQVKGVNSNGIWNDRHPAVEITVAQRFYKSTPAILLYVLLLIVASILVSHYFYRRAMKRERRRQDEYKRTREIELFNEKMSFFSNIVHEIKTPLTLIRTPLQNILASGECGGEVREDLMVINNNTEYLSQLVKELLDFVKIECHGYMLNCGNLDLIEKIGFLCFNFAETAKDSNLRLTFSHEDEQLFILADEPGLNKILNNLLHNALKYAESYIEVEAKRVGDNAVVSIRNDGPIIPGEHRSRIFEPFVQYGNDAKGVGIGLSLARTLAELHGGQLVLDDNTTCTDFILTLPLRRAATEPADGEEPTTASEGEQEKPELPTLLIVEDNTDLSAYLKRKLQGEYRIFTAATAERALELLRQQEADLILSDIALNGMSGLELCKRVCADFETSHIPVILLSALSSTRSKVVGMECGASLYIEKPFNMEYLQACIRNILDKRSAMKNAFRSKVMPLAAHLYNLPHSDEEFLSRLDAIILANISDPSFSNEQLAEAFFLSKSTLNRKIKGLLDTTPNDYIRTKRLIVAAQMLTENHCRINEVCYSVGFNTPSYFAKCFKKFYGILPAEYMKEHNAD